The following proteins are co-located in the Pectinophora gossypiella chromosome 7, ilPecGoss1.1, whole genome shotgun sequence genome:
- the LOC126368074 gene encoding uncharacterized protein LOC126368074, which translates to MSYAKINTIYYVDILPQHVICYDIFSVAEIHSENKDDDDIFSVFGEDPTLSKDFGEEIHSHLAVRWNNILQKGIKKENRSDLIKQYLPPSNCTFLLPPKLNDEIKAAVQETAVKRDSKLEQKQAQLGAGITCIGKAIDVALKIPDKQLREKIIKYMGDGGQILTDLHYLESLTRRSLLGQGLNKNTKDAIKDIPRDNFLFGEVLPDKLKAVKACSKSATDIKVKPQKASSSHQRPNSKASNNSYTAPATLNWRGSSHRPLNTMTAGAYRERRPAAPTSSAAPRRAQTSQRPQQAKRS; encoded by the coding sequence ATGTCATACGCAAAGATTAATACGATATATTATGTCGATATATTGCCACAACATGTAATATGTTATGATATTTTTTCAGTTGCTGAAATTCATTCGGAAAACAAGGACGATGACGATATATTCTCGGTTTTCGGCGAAGATCCAACTCTGAGCAAAGATTTTGGAGAAGAAATACATTCTCACTTAGCAGTTCGTTGGAATAATATTTTACAGAAaggaattaaaaaagaaaatcgttctgacttaataaaacaatatttgccACCTTCCAACTGTactttcttgcttcctccaaaacTGAACGATGAAATAAAAGCTGCTGTTCAAGAAACCGCCGTGAAAAGAGATTCTAAACTAGAACAAAAACAGGCTCAACTTGGAGCTGGCATTACTTGCATTGGTAAAGCTATTGACGTAGCTCTTAAAATACCCGACAAACAATTGcgggaaaaaataattaaatatatggGTGATGGCGGACAAATATTAACGGATCTTCACTATTTAGAGTCGTTGACCAGAAGATCACTTTTAGGACAAgggttaaataaaaatactaaagaTGCCATAAAAGACATACCTCGAGATAATTTTTTATTCGGCGAAGTGTTACCCGACAAATTAAAAGCTGTTAAGGCGTGTTCAAAGTCAGCTACTGACATTAAAGTTAAGCCACAAAAAGCTTCGTCTTCACATCAGAGACCGAACAGTAAGGCGTCTAATAATTCATATACCGCCCCAGCGACTTTAAACTGGAGGGGCTCGTCTCACCGGCCACTGAACACCATGACGGCAGGCGCGTATCGCGAGCGCCGTCCTGCAGCGCCAACGTCCTCAGCAGCCCCGCGTCGGGCGCAGACGAGCCAGCGCCCTCAACAAGCCAAGCGGTCTTAG